From Bacteroidales bacterium:
AATGTTATATAGGAAAGCTATAAAAGCAATTAAAAGCAGCGCTCCGGAAATTGCAGCCAGCACCATGTATGGCATGAATTCACCATTGATGTATAAAGTGCGTCGCAGCATTCCATGTAATCCGGCCATTCCCATAAAGGCTCCCATTCCGATACCGCCAAGCAGATGACACCAGAAATGAATATTGGTAAGTTTCTCACTATAGAGCTTGGCTCCATTTGTTAGAATCGGCAACAGGAAATAAATAGCTGAATACAAAGTCATGCTTAATCCAACAAGAATAGCTACATGCACATGTGGCCCGATGATCCATTGAGTATTATGCAATATCCTGTTGAGTCCAAGATCGGCTTGCATGATACCAGCCGGAACCGCAAGTGCAAATCCAAGTAAACCACCTAACAGGAATTTTAACGGATTCGACATTTTCAATGGTCGTGCACTCCATAAAGTAGCAAGTGTGATGAAAAATGCAAGACCTTGAGTAATTAGTTCAAAAGCTGTGACCATTTCTCCTGAAACAACCTTTAGCCATCCGGGTTGCCCCTGGTCACTCATTAGGTGATGTGACCAAACCGTCCAGGATACAATCAATTCGAGGAGCAAGGCAGCACGAGCCCAGTTTTCCATAAAAAGTTTCTTTCCGGTGATCAGTGTGGCAAGCAGGTACCAGGTACCGGCAACAAATATCAGCACCAAACCATCAGCAATAAGGTCAAGTCCCCACCAAAACCAGTTTTTGTAAAGCAATGCATCAACGGCTGTTTCTTTCAGATCAAATCCGAGTAAAGACCCTACCATATAAACAAGTATCAGTACACCTGTAAAAAGTATAATTGCGGCATTCAGGGCAACATCTACTGTACCTCTTGCAATAGCAGCAACAGGGAGTGATACAAGATGTTCTTTCCGGTCTTCCTTTTTCTTAAAGAGATTTTTTAATCCACTGTACCCAAACGCTGATCCCATTAAAGCAGCTACAGGTTGTTTTTGCCAACCATCAGGAGTATACACAATGGTTTTAAAAATATTTATAACAAACAACACTGTTCCGACCATGACTATGGCAATTCCCAAAATAAAAAAGGTACCACCTACTACACTGAATTGTGTAAAATCGGCGGGCAGCGGCCAATATAGGGTATAAAGCGGTGCATAATGTGATATAAAACCGGCTGCCCAGAAAATAAAGGTACCGATGGCAATGCACCAGAACGTCCAGTTGGCCATTTTGATACTCCACAGGGGTTTATTCATCAGAAAAGGAACGAGAAACAAAAATGCACCAAAAACAATGGAGTAGGTGGATCCAAAGATACCAACCAGGGGATGTGCTGTTAGTATGGCAAAATATTGATTTGTGGTAACTGCGTCAATCGGTGTGACAGCATACATACGCATGATCATCCCTTCGATCACCACCAGCCCGTAATAAAGAAGACCGACAACGACAAAACGAAGGGTAATTTTCTGCATAGGAGTGAGGGAGGTGTGTTTGAAAAGTCCCAGTTCTCCATTCATTAAGGTATTTATATAGCTCATATCAACAAGTTTTTTTATTTAAAGTGTTCAAATTAATCTGTTACTTCGACAACATCCTTTTCAATCATAAACACACCGGCAGGACCGGAGTACTCGGTTGAACGGATAGAGTAAACACCTGCTCTGTCGAACTGCCATAAAATGTCATTGTTGTGCCCGGGTAAAACCTGCATCTGGAAAACCATGGTATTGTCGTTACGAAACAATCCAAATCCATAGGTCAGATCAGCTGATTTAACATTAAATAAAACCTTGTCATTAGTCTTAATCACCATTTTCTCTGCCGGTAGCTGAAATTTGTGATTCTGAACACTGATGTCAAAAACCTTGTCTGCTTTGATGTTTTCCCTGTTCATATCCATTGGTTTCCAGGGTATGGTATGCAGGGTAACCATATGGATTGTTACACCCAACAGGATAAGAAATCCCACAAAAGTGTAAAAGAAGGCCGGCTTCACTTTAGAAGGACCTTTAGTGGTTACACGATAGGCGAACCATCCCATCAGTGCCAGGATCGCAAGCACATATAAAGTGTAAATTAATGTTTGTCCCTGAAGGACAGTGTTCGAGTCTACCATAATTTCTCGTTTTAGATTAATGATTAACGGGTTCTAATTATTGTTGCAATCAGATTTGTTTACTGCGGCTCAAATCAGCAAGTGTCGTTGTCTTTAATGTTTCGAGAAAGGTCTGTTTTGGTTTTTCCCAAATTTGATGTAATGCACATGGTTTATCAACCGGGCATACAGTATTGCCCAATACACAACCTTCAAAGGATAAAAGTCCTTCCACCGAATCGATAATTTCGGAAAAATAGATTGTGTCAAGTGACCTGGCAAAAACGTAACCACCGCTTCTACCACGGGTAGCCTTAATAAATCCGTTTTTGGATAAATCGGTTAGTAAACGCATGAGATAGCGCTTGGGAATATGAAGTTCTTCAAACAGATTCTTGGCTGAAAACTTTGTTTCGCTATTGAGCGCCATATAAGTGAGAATACGAAGCGCGTGTTCAGATGTTTTGCTGATAAACATAAATTAATACTTTCAGGTATTATTTAATGCAAATATATGTAAATAGGGATGCCAATAGGATAATGAAATGTTTTTTTAATTTAATTAAGTCTAATGCCCCCTGGTGCATTCCGTGTATTAAAATGATGCCGGTGATGGATGCATCAGAGTAATTATGGTTCTTTTTTGTTAATTTATTGTTAATCGACCTGTAAGCATTCTCAATAACAGAAGAACAATTACTTACTTTTGCTTTTTATCATGAAAGAATGATGGTTTTGAAATCTATAAAGACGTTCTTTATATTTCTTGCCGGTTGCATACTGGTTGGGCATGCCATTATTCCACATCACCATCATATTGCTGTTAGCAAGTTTGTCGCAGAAATTATTAATCATCACCATGACAACGATTCTGAGTCACCGGCTAGTCATTCGCATGAGCACGATGGTGGCAAAACAAGCAAGTTTGTTTTAGATCAGGTCATCATTTTCCGCTCAGGTGCCTTGCGATCAGCCCCAGTTCTTGCTTCAGATTCTTTTTTGGATTTTGATCATAGCCAGCAATTAGTTGCTTTTTTACCATATATACATCAGAATATAATTCCGGAATCCACCCTATTCCGACGAACTGATCATCAGAAACCTTCTATCTTCTTTTTGAGTCGGGATATTCAATTCCGCGGTCCTCCTGCTGCCTAGGTTTCGGCTTTCTTTTTCTTTTTTAGGAATATCCTGCGTTTGCAGGTATTGTCAGTTTTGTTAGCCAACCATCCTTTCATTTTTCCTCCTTTTGTTTGTCAAGAGTGTATTCCCATATAAGGATTATTTACTCATTCCGTAGAATGACCATAATGCACAGATTTGTAACCATTAAACTAGTCTCATGAATCTAAGAATTTTCATCATTGCCATACTTGCGACACTGCTTTCAGCCTGTTCGCAGAACCAGAAGGATGATAAAAAAGCTTCTGAAGCTGCCTCGCATGATGAGGTTAGTCTTAAATTAACATCATATAATCCGGACTATGAGGTTTTTGCCGAAGCTGCACCTTTTGTTGCAGGTGAGAAATCCCGTGTGCTTTCACATTTTACGCATATCCCTGAATTTAAAGCAGTTATCGATGGAAGTATAACGATCCGGCTCATTATTGGGAATAAGGAGGTAAAGCAAAAGCTTGATCAGCCTACACGCAAGGGAATCTACGACTTTAGCCTTATTCCCGATACTCCAGGCAAAGGACAGATTATCTATGATATTTCCAATAGTAAAGGAAAATCACAATTGGTGGTTGAAGGAATCACGGTTTTTTCTAAAGAAGAAGATGCTGTAAAAGCTGCCCAGGCTTTGGTGAAATCTTCGCCATTTTCGGCAGTATTTACAAAAGAACAATCATGGAAAATTGATTTTGCCACTGAAATGCCCCATTCTGAACCTTTCGGACAGGTCATTAAAACCATTGCCCAGGTTCAATCAGCGCAGGGCGATGAAATTATGGTTTCAGCAAAAACCAGCGGAATATTAACATTTTCTGCAAGTAATGTGCTGGAAGGCAAAAGTGTTTCATCCGGTCAGCTTTTGTGCACTGTTTCAGGAAGCAGCATGGCTGAGAATAATTCAGAAGTCCGGTTTGTGGAAGCCCGCAATAATTATGAGAAGGCAAAAGCCGATTTTGAGCGGATGACAGAGCTTGCAAAGGATAAAATAGTTTCTGATAAAGATTTTTTAGTGGCAAAAAACCAATATGAAAACTCTAAAGCAATTTTCGACAATCTTAAAGCCAATTTCAGTGCAAAGGGACAAAATATAAGTAGTCCGATGAGTGGATTCATTAAACAACTTTTTGTCCAAAACGGTCAATATGTAGAAGCTGGTCAGCCAATTGTAAGTATTTCGCAAAACAAAACCCTGGTGTTACTCGCGGAAGTGCAGCAAAAATATGCGGCTTTATTGGGTAATATATCTGATGCCAATATTCGCATACCAAATAATGATCAGGCATTTACATTGGCTCAGTTGAATGGAAAAGTATTGTCGTATGGGCGGAATACAAATAGCGACAATTATCTGATCCCAGTAAGTATACAGATTGATAATAAAGGAAACTTCATTTCAGGAGGGTTCGTTGAAATGTATCTTAAAACCACTGCCAATACCCAGGCTTTAACGATCCCCAATGAAGCCTTAATGGAAGAACAAGGCAACTATTTCGTTTACGTTCAGATAAATCCTGAACTTTTCGAGAAACGTGAAGTTTTTCCGGGAGCAACTGATGGCTTAAGAACAGAGCTGATAAAAGGTATTTCCATGAACGACCGGATCGTTACCAGAGGTGCCACACTGGTTAAGCTTTCCCAGGCTTCAGGTGCTTTGGATGCTCATTCAGGACATGTTCATTAAGAAAGGAGACGAAAATGTTAAATGCAATTTTAAAATTTTCACTTAGCAATAAGTACTTTATACTGTTATGTGCTGTTGTTGTGGTGGTTATCGGGTTACAGACAGCCAGAAATATGGATGTTGATGTGTTCCCTGACCTTACCGCACCTACAGTAGTTGTGATGACTGATGCTCATGGTATGGCTTCGGAAGAGGTAGAGCGTTTGGTTACTTTTCCTATCGAAACAGCCATGAATGGTGCTACGGATGTTCGCCGGGTGCGTTCGGCTTCATCACAGGGATTCTCGTTTGTCTGGGTTGAATTTGATTGGGGAACAGATATTTTCAAAGCCCGCCAGGTGGTAAGCGAAAAACTAATCAGCGTTACTACGCAAATGCCACTCGGTGTCGGACAGCCTTTGCTTGCCCCGCAGTCGAGTGTAATGGGTGAAATGTTTTTCCTGGGTCTGCAGGCTGATAGCACCAGCATGATGGACCTGCGCACTATAGCCGACTGGAACATTAAACCATTGCTTCTGGCAACTGGCGGGGTTTCTCAGGTTACAATTATAGGAGGCGATTACAAACAATATCAAGTACTTGCCGATCCACAGCGAATGAATTATTTCAATGTTTCAATGAGCGAACTGGCTGAAGTTTGTAAGGGCATAAGCCAAAATTCATCCGGTGGTGCTTTGCGCCAATATGGCAACGAATATGTTGTCAGGGGGATCGCCCGAACAGCGGATATAGATGCATTAGGCAACTCCTATATTAAATCGGTAAATGGCAGGCCTGTAAAGATCAATGATCTGGCTGTTGTGAAGATAGGAAGTGCAATAAAAATGGGCTATGCTGCCGAAAACGCAAAACCAGCGGTTATCATTTCCGTTTCAAAACAGCCCAATGCTAACACCCTTGATTTAACACGCCGCATCGAAGAAAATTTATCTACACTGCAGCAATCATTGCCTCCCGATGTTAAACTGGATACTAAAATTTTCCGTCAGGCCGATTTTATTGAAACCTCTGTGAAGAATGTTCAAAGCGCCTTAATTGAAGGTGCAATATTCGTTATTATTATTCTTTTTCTCTTCCTTGGTAGTTTTCGCACTACAATAATTTCGGTGCTGGCCATTCCTATATCATTGTTGGGATCAATCATAGTAATGAAACTCCTGGGCCTGAATATCAATACCATGAGTTTGGGCGGCATGGCCATTGCTATTGGTGTATTGGTTGATGATGCCATTATAGATGTGGAAAATGTGTACAAACGACTCCGCATGAATCAACAGCTCCCGGTTCATAGTCGGTTGAATGCTTTTATAGTAGTTTTAGAAGCCTCCAAAGAGGTAAGAGCCTCCATTATAAATGCAACCCTTATCATTATTGTGGCTTTTCTGCCTTTATTTTTCCTTTCGGGTATGGAA
This genomic window contains:
- a CDS encoding cytochrome C oxidase subunit II, with the protein product MVDSNTVLQGQTLIYTLYVLAILALMGWFAYRVTTKGPSKVKPAFFYTFVGFLILLGVTIHMVTLHTIPWKPMDMNRENIKADKVFDISVQNHKFQLPAEKMVIKTNDKVLFNVKSADLTYGFGLFRNDNTMVFQMQVLPGHNNDILWQFDRAGVYSIRSTEYSGPAGVFMIEKDVVEVTD
- a CDS encoding Rrf2 family transcriptional regulator, with the protein product MFISKTSEHALRILTYMALNSETKFSAKNLFEELHIPKRYLMRLLTDLSKNGFIKATRGRSGGYVFARSLDTIYFSEIIDSVEGLLSFEGCVLGNTVCPVDKPCALHQIWEKPKQTFLETLKTTTLADLSRSKQI
- a CDS encoding cbb3-type cytochrome c oxidase subunit I, with the translated sequence MSYINTLMNGELGLFKHTSLTPMQKITLRFVVVGLLYYGLVVIEGMIMRMYAVTPIDAVTTNQYFAILTAHPLVGIFGSTYSIVFGAFLFLVPFLMNKPLWSIKMANWTFWCIAIGTFIFWAAGFISHYAPLYTLYWPLPADFTQFSVVGGTFFILGIAIVMVGTVLFVINIFKTIVYTPDGWQKQPVAALMGSAFGYSGLKNLFKKKEDRKEHLVSLPVAAIARGTVDVALNAAIILFTGVLILVYMVGSLLGFDLKETAVDALLYKNWFWWGLDLIADGLVLIFVAGTWYLLATLITGKKLFMENWARAALLLELIVSWTVWSHHLMSDQGQPGWLKVVSGEMVTAFELITQGLAFFITLATLWSARPLKMSNPLKFLLGGLLGFALAVPAGIMQADLGLNRILHNTQWIIGPHVHVAILVGLSMTLYSAIYFLLPILTNGAKLYSEKLTNIHFWCHLLGGIGMGAFMGMAGLHGMLRRTLYINGEFMPYMVLAAISGALLLIAFIAFLYNIIMTVGINGLLGIFKAPKLRTTDLLPKA
- a CDS encoding efflux RND transporter periplasmic adaptor subunit is translated as MNLRIFIIAILATLLSACSQNQKDDKKASEAASHDEVSLKLTSYNPDYEVFAEAAPFVAGEKSRVLSHFTHIPEFKAVIDGSITIRLIIGNKEVKQKLDQPTRKGIYDFSLIPDTPGKGQIIYDISNSKGKSQLVVEGITVFSKEEDAVKAAQALVKSSPFSAVFTKEQSWKIDFATEMPHSEPFGQVIKTIAQVQSAQGDEIMVSAKTSGILTFSASNVLEGKSVSSGQLLCTVSGSSMAENNSEVRFVEARNNYEKAKADFERMTELAKDKIVSDKDFLVAKNQYENSKAIFDNLKANFSAKGQNISSPMSGFIKQLFVQNGQYVEAGQPIVSISQNKTLVLLAEVQQKYAALLGNISDANIRIPNNDQAFTLAQLNGKVLSYGRNTNSDNYLIPVSIQIDNKGNFISGGFVEMYLKTTANTQALTIPNEALMEEQGNYFVYVQINPELFEKREVFPGATDGLRTELIKGISMNDRIVTRGATLVKLSQASGALDAHSGHVH